CCAAGGCCCAGGCCAAGGACCCGTCCGGCGGGTACGCGCGCACCTTCCTCACCCAAATGGAGCAGGTGCTGGGCACCTGTCTCGACCGGCGCATCAAGGTGGTCGCGAACGCGGGCGGGCTCAATCCCGCCGACCTGGCCACCGCGTTGCGCGAGCTGGCCGGACGTCTCGGCCTCACCGCGCGCGTCGCCCACGTCGAGGGTGACGACCTTCACGGCTGCCTCGCGGCAATTACGCCGCCAGTCGGCAGCACCAAACCGGTGTCGGCCAACGCCGACCTTGGCGCCTGGGGTATCACCGAGGCGCTGCGTTCGGGCGCCGACGTCGTCGTGACCGGCCGAGTCACCGACGCCTCCCTCGTGGTCGGTACTGCCGCCTGGTGGCACGCCTGGGCGGCCGCCGACTGGGACTGTCTCGCGGGCGCCGTGGTCGCCCGGGCACGTCATCGAGTGCGGCCCTCAGGCGACGGGCGGCAACTACGCGTTCCTCGACGAGATCACCGACCGGCGCTACCCGGGTTTCCCGATCGCCGAGGTCGCCGAAGACGGCTCTTCGGTCATCACGAAACATCCGGGCACCGGGGGGCTCGTCTCTGTTGGAACGGTCACCGCCCAGCTGCTCTACGAGATCGCCGAACCCGCCTACCTCGGCCCCGACGTCGTGACCCACTTCGACACCATCCGACTGACACAACAGGCTGAGGATCGGGTAGCGATCAGCAACACTAAAGGCAGTCCGCCGCCGGACACGCTTAAGGTAGCATTGAACGAGGTAGGCGACTTCCGCAACACGATGACCATGGCGCTCACCGGACTCGACATCGAGGCCAAGGCGGCCTTCGCCGAGCAGCAGCTCCTCGACGTTCTCGGCGGCGGGAAGCCTTCGACGAAATCGACGTTCGACTGCTGCATTTTGACGTGCCCGACGCGCCGACGAACGAGCAGGCCTGCGCGCATCTGCGTGCGACGGTCAAGGACGCCGACCCGCGGAAGGTGGGCCGGGCATTCTCCGGCGGGGTCATGGAGATTGCCCTGGCTGGTTTCGCCGGCTTCACACCACCACGCCACCATCCTCGGAGACTGCCTTCGGCATCTACCGGCCGGCCTATGCGCCGCGCTCGGCCCTCACGCACGTGCTCGTCGACGCCCACGGCACGCGGCACGAGATTGCCGACCGGTGCCGTCCCGCCGGCTGGGATCGCCCCGCCCGCGGAGCTGACCGCACCCTCTGGGCCGACGCGGCGCGCACCCCTTGGGAGGGTCCTCGGCGCACGGTCCGGGGACAAGGGCGGCAACGCCAATCTAGGACTGTGGGCCCGCGACGACCCCGGCTACGCTGGGCACGCGAGTATCTCAGCGTCGAGCGGCTGCGCACGCTGCTCGGGCCGGAGACGGCGCTACCTGCGCATCGAGCGCTTCGAACTGCCGAACCTGCGCGCCCGCAACGTGGTCGTGCACGGATTGCTCGGTCACGGGGTGGCCTCCTCGACCCGGCCGGACGCCCAAGCCAAGGCCTCGGGGAGTACGTGCGATCCCGAGTGGTGGACATTCCCGAATCGCTGCTCGATACACGCTGAGCAATCCGGTGCGGCGCCGGCGCCGTCTACCTGCTGTGTATCCCCGAGTCCGACTACGTCAGCAGACAGGTCGTGAAATGCTGGGGCGGCTTCAACCCCTGAGGGGACTCAGCCAGCCGCCACGCCGAAATCCGGTCACGGCGCGCCGCTGAACAGCGCCGAAATGGCCGCGGCGGCCAGCATCGCCTCGATCGTCGCGTCGTCCAGCGACGCCGGCATGTGCGCGGACGCGTTCAGCAATGACAGCACGGCGGCGACCAGGCCCTGTGCGCGCTCACGGTCCAGATCGCCGCGTGCCCGTACGAGCGCGTCGACCCAGAAGGACTCGTAGCTGTGCTGTCGGCGTCGCAGGGCACGGGTCGCCAGCGGCGACAGCGAGCGGTGCTCGCGGGCGTAGACGGCCAACAGGCCGCGTCGTCGCGCGCCGAAGGCCGCGTGCAGGTCGACCAGGGCGTGCAGGACCTCCGTCGGTGTGCCGGCCGCGGTGGCGCGGCGGGCGCCGGCCAGCAGCTCAGTCATGGCGGCGTCGCACAGTTCGCGCAGGATCGCGTCCTTGTTCTGAAAGTGCCGGTAGACGGCCGGCCCGCTCACCCCTGCTGCGGCACCGATGTCGTCGATGCCCACGGCGTGAAAGCCTTGGCGCGCGAACAGGTCGGCGGCGGCCTCGAGGAGCAGTTTGCGACGCAAACCGGCCACGTTCACTCCTCCTGCCGACTTGTGGTTGACGTTGTTCGCGGCCCGATCCGCAGAACAGTGATCCTACCGACGCTGGGATTGCCTGCGCCGACACCCGCCGCACCATCTCGAGAGAGATGAACGAAATCGCTAACCCTCGCCAATGCGGTCGTATTCTCTTCTTCAGTTCACCGATTTCGAGGCTCCGCCACCTAAACTTGCGAAGCGGCGATGTGCAGGGCACGGCTCAGCGCAGGACGACTCCGCCCGTGATGCCCGTGAACTGCGCGCGAAGCTCGGTCTTGAGTAGCTTGCCGGTGGCGTTGCGCGGCAGTTCGGCGACGAAGTGCACGTCGCGCGGACACTTGAAGTGCGCCAGCCGCTCCCGGCACCAAGCCACGATCTCCTCGGCGCTAGGTGCCTGTGTTGCCGGGTCGGCGACGACGATCGCGACGACGCGTTCGCCCCACTTCGAGTCCTTGCCGCCGATCACGGCGGCGTCGAGTACCGCCGGGTGGCGGAAGAGAACCTGCTCGACCTCGATCGGGTAGACGTTCTCGCCGCCGGAGATGATCATGTCCTTCTTGCGGTCGACGAGGGTGATGTAGCCCTCCGCGTCCATACGCCCCAGATCGCCCGTGTGGAACCAGCCCCCGCGTAACGCCTCGGCGCTCGCCTCGGCTTTCATCCAGTAGCCGGCGAACACGTTCGGGCCGCGCACGATCAGTTCGCCCACGGTGTCGGTCGCGACGTCGCGGTCGTCGTCGTCGACGATGCGGGCATCGACATGCATTGCCACGCGGCCGATCGACCCGGCCCGCTTGCTGATGTTCTCGGCGTCGAGGACGGTCACCAGGGGAGCGGTCTCGGTCATGCCGAAGCCCTCGGTGAAGGGCACGCCTCGCTCGCGCATGAAATCGATGACCGTGAGGGGGACGGGCGACCCACCGCCCATGGCGAAACGCAGCGCAGACAGATTGAAGGAGTCGAAGTCGGGCACCTGCGTGAGTGCGGTCCACATGGCCGGCACCATGAACTGGACCGTGACGTGGTGGTCGGCCATCGCCTGCAGCGTCGCTCGCGGCTCGAAGGACGGCATGATGACGCTGGCGCCGCCGACGTAGAGCAGCGGCAGTATGTGTACTCCGAGCCCGCCGATGTGGAACATCGGCGCCACCGCGACGGTGACGTCCTCGCCCCGCAGGCCGATGTCGGTGCCGAGGACGTTGATCGCGTTCCATAGCAGGTTGTCGTGGGTGAGGATCGCGCCCTTGGGTCGGCCCGTCGTCCCCGACGTGTACATGATGAACGCGGGGTCGCGGCCGTCGACGTCACCGCCGAGCGGTTCGGGCGCTCCCGCCGAGACGACGTCTTCGTAGCCGAGCTCACCCGGCGCCGGTACCCCACCGGCGCGCACGACGTGGCGCACGCGGACTCCGGGCTCGGTGACGGCCCTCGTGGCCTGAGCGGCCAGCTGCTCGTGGAAGACCAGGATGTCGGCCCCGGAGTCGGCCAGGATGTAGCCGATCTCGAGTCCGGCAAGGCGTACGTTGAGCGGCACTGCAAGTGCGCCGATTTTGGCGCAGCTCAGCAGTACCTCGATGAACTCGGTCGAATTGACCAGCAGCACAGCGACCCGATCGCCCCTGCGCACGCCGAGGGTGATGAGTGCGGCGGCGACCTGGTTGGTGCGCCGATCGAGGTCGGCGTAGGTGATGTGCTCGCCGTTGCTGATCAACGCGGTGCGCCCGCCGTTGAGGAGGGAGCGCCGGGTCACCCACTGACCGATGCCGAGTTGCATGCGATTCCCTTTCAGTCCGCGGCGACTCAGTAGGACGCGGGAAGATTCAGGCTGTGCTGCGCCACGAAGTTGAGGATCATCTCGCGGCTGATCGGGGCGGTGCGCATGAGCCGGGCCGGACCCCACAACGTGGCGAGGCCGTACTCGGTGGCCATGCCGTTGCCACCGTGGGTCTGAATTGCCTGGTCGAGCGCCAGGATGCCCGCCTCGGCTGCGGCATATTTCGCCATGTTCGACGCCTCACCCGACCCGGGGTCGCCGGCGTCGTGCAGGGAGGCGGCACGCTGGGTCATCAACCGAGCCAGCTCAACCTGGATCTTGGCGTGGGCAAGCGGGTGCGATACGCCCTGGTGCGAGCCGATCGGCGCGCCCCACACGTGGCGTTCACGGGCGTAACCGGCCGCCTTGTCGAGCGCGTAACGACCGATGCCGTTGCCGAGCGCTGCCCCCAAGATTCGCTCCGGGTTCAGGCCCATGAAGACTTGGCGCAGGCCCTCGTTCTCCGCACCGATCAGGCTGGCTGCTGGCACCCGGACGTCGTCGAAGAACAGAGTGAACTGTTTCTCCGGAGTCACCGCCTGCACCGGGATGAGCGACTTGGTCAGCCCGGGGGCATCGGTGGGCACGACGAGCAGGCTGAGAAGCCCGCGGCCACGGTCGTTGGTAGAGGTGCGGGTGACGACCAGGATCGCCTCGGCCTCGTCGACACCGGAGATGTAGTACTTGGTGCCGTTGATGACCCAGTCGTCACCGTCGCGTTTCGCGGTCGTGGAGATGTTGTGCGAGTTCGAGCCCGCGTCCGGCTCGGTGATCGCGAAGGCCATGATCGTCTCGCCGCTGGCGATGCCCGGCAGCCACTGCTGCTTGAGTTCCTCACTGCCGAATGCCTGGATGATCGTGCCGCAGATGGTCGGCGAGACGACGGTCATCAGCAGCGGGCAGCCCGCCGCGGCGAGCTCCTCACCGACGATCTGCATGTCGTAGATACCGCCGCCGCCGCCGCCGTACTGCTCGGAAAGGTTCACCCCGAGGAAGCCCTGTTTGCCTACGGCCTGCCACAGCTCGGTGCTCTTCCCGCCGGCCAGCGACTTTTCCAGGTAGTACTCGTGTCCGAAGTCCTTGGCGATCTCGGCGACCGCCTTGCGCAGGTCCTGACGTTCCTCTGTCTCGTGCAATTCCATGACGCTCCTCACATCGGTATCGACGCGCCACCGATCGGGAGCGCGCCGGGTTCATTAGAGCTCCGTGGCGTGCGACGCCACTTCACCGCCGTCCACCGCCTCGACCACGGCGAGTACATCACCGCTCGAGACCTGATGGCCGACCTGGACCGGCAGGGCGCTCAGCACCCCGTCGATCGGGCTCGCGACGGTGTGCTCCATCTTCATCGCCTCCAGGACGACGAGCGTTTGACCGGCTGACACCGTCTCGCCCTCGGCGACCGGTAGTCGGATCACCGAGCCCGGCATCGGCGCGGTGAGCGACCCGGGCGGGTTCAGAGTGCTCGGGTCGACGAAGCGCGGCGCCAGCCGCAGGGCGGAGTAGCCGGCGACCGAGTCGACGTGGGCGATATCGCGGTCGAGGACTATGTCGTAGGCGCGGCGCACGCCGTTCACGCGCAGCACAACTCGCTCGCTGCTGCCGGCGACAAGCTCGACGTCGGCCAACGCCTCGTCATCGATGCGCAGGCAGGTGTCCGTCAGACGTAACGTGTACCCGACGCGCACTTCGCGCCCGTCCTGGGTCTGCCATGTCGTGATCTGCGATTGCGATGGGTTGTTGCGCCAGCCAGCGGGCAATGTGGCCTGGATCGTCGCCGCGGCACGCCGCGCGGCCACGCTGGCGACGGTCGCCGCGACGGCGTGCAGTTGCTCTGCCTGCGTGTCAAGGAGGGCAGCGCCGAGTTCGGCGACGTCGTGTCGGTCAAGGAAACCAGTGTCGGTGCCCCGCCCGGCGAACTCGTCATGGCGCAGGACGCGCACAAGCAGGTTGCGATTTGTGGTCACGCCGTGAATACGGGCGCCGGCCAGCGCCGCCGAGAGGCTGGCAAGTGCCTCGTCGCGCGTTGGTGCCCACGCGATGACCTTGGCCAGCAGCGAATCGTAGTAATGACTGATGACCGAACCGGCACGAAAACCCGAGTCAACCCGCACGCCGGCGAGCGCCGGGACATCGATGGTGCGCAGGGTGCCGGTGTGGGGCCGGTAGTCGTCGGCGGGATCCTCGGCGCACAGACGGGCCTCGACCGCGTGACCGCGAATTCGCGGGTTGTGCATCTCCTCGGGCAGCGGGCGGCCCATGGCTACGAGCAGCTGGGCACGCACTAGGTCGAGGCCGGTGATCAGCTCGGTAACCGGGTGCTCGACCTGCAGCCGGGTGTTCATCTCGAGGAAGGCGAAGGAGTCGGCTTTGCCATCCTGAGCGGCGTCATAGACGAACTCGACCGTCCCGGCGCCCACGTAACCGACGGCGCGCGCGGCGGCGATGGCGGCCTCGCTCATCCGAGCACGCAACGCGTCGTCGACGACCGGTGACGGCGCCTCCTCGATCACCTTCTGGTGTCGACGCTGCACGGAGCACTCGCGCTCGAACAGAGAGACGACGTTTCCGTGCGTGTCGGCCATGATCT
The sequence above is drawn from the Mycobacterium gallinarum genome and encodes:
- a CDS encoding TetR/AcrR family transcriptional regulator; this translates as MAGLRRKLLLEAAADLFARQGFHAVGIDDIGAAAGVSGPAVYRHFQNKDAILRELCDAAMTELLAGARRATAAGTPTEVLHALVDLHAAFGARRRGLLAVYAREHRSLSPLATRALRRRQHSYESFWVDALVRARGDLDRERAQGLVAAVLSLLNASAHMPASLDDATIEAMLAAAAISALFSGAP
- a CDS encoding acyl-CoA dehydrogenase family protein; protein product: MELHETEERQDLRKAVAEIAKDFGHEYYLEKSLAGGKSTELWQAVGKQGFLGVNLSEQYGGGGGGIYDMQIVGEELAAAGCPLLMTVVSPTICGTIIQAFGSEELKQQWLPGIASGETIMAFAITEPDAGSNSHNISTTAKRDGDDWVINGTKYYISGVDEAEAILVVTRTSTNDRGRGLLSLLVVPTDAPGLTKSLIPVQAVTPEKQFTLFFDDVRVPAASLIGAENEGLRQVFMGLNPERILGAALGNGIGRYALDKAAGYARERHVWGAPIGSHQGVSHPLAHAKIQVELARLMTQRAASLHDAGDPGSGEASNMAKYAAAEAGILALDQAIQTHGGNGMATEYGLATLWGPARLMRTAPISREMILNFVAQHSLNLPASY
- a CDS encoding biotin carboxylase N-terminal domain-containing protein; protein product: MPKIRKVLVANRGEIARRVFRTCRDLGIATVAVYSDADADAWHVADADEAVHLPGSSAAETYLDIHRIIAAASLTGADAVHPGYGFLSENAGFARACAAADLIFIGPPPGAIDAMGSKLQAKRTMSDAGVPVLPGGETTGLSAEQLAKLAADVGYPVLVKASAGGGGRGMRVVASPDELDEAVASASREAAAAFADGTVFLERYVRRPRHVEIQIMADTHGNVVSLFERECSVQRRHQKVIEEAPSPVVDDALRARMSEAAIAAARAVGYVGAGTVEFVYDAAQDGKADSFAFLEMNTRLQVEHPVTELITGLDLVRAQLLVAMGRPLPEEMHNPRIRGHAVEARLCAEDPADDYRPHTGTLRTIDVPALAGVRVDSGFRAGSVISHYYDSLLAKVIAWAPTRDEALASLSAALAGARIHGVTTNRNLLVRVLRHDEFAGRGTDTGFLDRHDVAELGAALLDTQAEQLHAVAATVASVAARRAAATIQATLPAGWRNNPSQSQITTWQTQDGREVRVGYTLRLTDTCLRIDDEALADVELVAGSSERVVLRVNGVRRAYDIVLDRDIAHVDSVAGYSALRLAPRFVDPSTLNPPGSLTAPMPGSVIRLPVAEGETVSAGQTLVVLEAMKMEHTVASPIDGVLSALPVQVGHQVSSGDVLAVVEAVDGGEVASHATEL
- a CDS encoding acyl-CoA synthetase — translated: MQLGIGQWVTRRSLLNGGRTALISNGEHITYADLDRRTNQVAAALITLGVRRGDRVAVLLVNSTEFIEVLLSCAKIGALAVPLNVRLAGLEIGYILADSGADILVFHEQLAAQATRAVTEPGVRVRHVVRAGGVPAPGELGYEDVVSAGAPEPLGGDVDGRDPAFIMYTSGTTGRPKGAILTHDNLLWNAINVLGTDIGLRGEDVTVAVAPMFHIGGLGVHILPLLYVGGASVIMPSFEPRATLQAMADHHVTVQFMVPAMWTALTQVPDFDSFNLSALRFAMGGGSPVPLTVIDFMRERGVPFTEGFGMTETAPLVTVLDAENISKRAGSIGRVAMHVDARIVDDDDRDVATDTVGELIVRGPNVFAGYWMKAEASAEALRGGWFHTGDLGRMDAEGYITLVDRKKDMIISGGENVYPIEVEQVLFRHPAVLDAAVIGGKDSKWGERVVAIVVADPATQAPSAEEIVAWCRERLAHFKCPRDVHFVAELPRNATGKLLKTELRAQFTGITGGVVLR
- a CDS encoding acyclic terpene utilization AtuA family protein, which codes for MTDRRYPGFPIAEVAEDGSSVITKHPGTGGLVSVGTVTAQLLYEIAEPAYLGPDVVTHFDTIRLTQQAEDRVAISNTKGSPPPDTLKVALNEVGDFRNTMTMALTGLDIEAKAAFAEQQLLDVLGGGKPSTKSTFDCCILTCPTRRRTSRPARICVRRSRTPTRGRWAGHSPAGSWRLPWLVSPASHHHATILGDCLRHLPAGLCAALGPHARARRRPRHAARDCRPVPSRRLGSPRPRS
- a CDS encoding AtuA-related protein — encoded protein: MRRARPSRTCSSTPTARGTRLPTGAVPPAGIAPPAELTAPSGPTRRAPLGRVLGARSGDKGGNANLGLWARDDPGYAGHASISASSGCARCSGRRRRYLRIERFELPNLRARNVVVHGLLGHGVASSTRPDAQAKASGSTCDPEWWTFPNRCSIHAEQSGAAPAPSTCCVSPSPTTSADRS